Proteins from one Ignavibacteriota bacterium genomic window:
- the cas3 gene encoding CRISPR-associated helicase Cas3', whose protein sequence is MHHYKYWAKAERSGSAYHLLPYHLLDVAAVGDVLTRHENTLPSELHARAGLDPDTARAFVCFLLSLHDFGKFSHTFQYLRPDIDTSLNGISRPRPMAYGMHHGAMGKLLWEECLTRRMMSNLVADRAHSLRINSIRRVLNPWMETVMGHHGAPIISTQGLLRDKFDERDIAAAEQLFDDLLRLHLRDGTGLTDIFEKIGSMENGDTNRLSWLMAGLTILSDWVGSNAELFPFHPETIPIEHYWREYALPQAEEALQTLMLLPTRVRSGVDFHALFNAAICDPTVKMIPTPLQRYALECDIPDGPNLYIMEDLTGAGKTEAALSLAYRMMENGQAEGWYFALPTQATSNGIFARTASMYENCYDERTRPTIVLAHGGKAFHAPFQAVLATTMHDTLDSAAIGILEDEEFPGGASCSAWLAEDSRRAFLASVGVGTIDQALLSVLPVRYQALRLYGLSRKVLIVDEVHAYDSYMRNLLGALLSFHSALGGSTILLSATLPSEMRSYLIHAFLHHLGDTPPHDLRSEYPLVTHVSWQHARPAETPISCRTGGKREVQFHFSDSKSAVHERIGNAVDRGQCVCWIRNTVNDAIDAYRELIVTYGRERIDLFHARFTQHDRSNIERRVMTMFGKESGPESRAGRILVATQVVEQSLDLDFDVLISDLAPVDLIIQRAGRLHRHSRGERGKPEMLVFGPVPVDDAGEDWYPSLFPRAAWVYQDHGRLWLTARVLRERDGVQCFPEHARTLIESVHGPHAADNMPAALRAPHFQAEGKVRGQGSLATARVLNVMDGYTAQNTRWENDQIASTRLGQGSVRVVLLKRIENTIEPWHGFSEGGIMLSGLNCPANLFKAVPELRRDSVLKDFLETYRAVFKWARPLVLAEDNAVWCGQSSSTQNAEILWCYDSAFGLQKQKVL, encoded by the coding sequence ATGCATCATTATAAGTACTGGGCAAAGGCCGAACGGAGTGGATCAGCATACCACTTGCTGCCTTACCACCTGCTCGATGTTGCTGCAGTCGGCGATGTGTTGACAAGACACGAGAACACTCTCCCCTCTGAACTCCACGCGCGTGCCGGTCTTGATCCAGACACAGCGCGTGCCTTCGTCTGCTTCCTCCTTTCTCTTCACGATTTTGGCAAGTTCTCTCATACCTTCCAGTATCTGCGCCCCGATATCGACACGTCTCTGAATGGAATTTCGCGGCCGCGGCCCATGGCCTACGGGATGCACCATGGCGCGATGGGAAAATTGCTGTGGGAGGAATGCCTGACACGCAGAATGATGAGCAATCTCGTTGCTGATCGCGCGCACTCACTGAGAATAAACAGCATAAGGCGCGTACTCAACCCGTGGATGGAAACAGTGATGGGGCACCATGGCGCGCCCATTATTTCTACACAAGGATTGTTGCGCGACAAATTCGATGAGCGGGATATCGCTGCTGCGGAGCAACTGTTCGACGATTTGCTGCGGCTGCATTTGCGGGATGGTACCGGTCTGACGGATATCTTTGAGAAAATCGGATCGATGGAAAATGGAGATACAAATCGGCTTTCATGGTTGATGGCCGGACTCACCATTCTGAGCGATTGGGTCGGGTCAAATGCGGAATTATTTCCGTTCCACCCGGAGACGATTCCCATTGAACACTACTGGAGGGAATACGCCCTGCCTCAAGCTGAGGAAGCGCTGCAAACACTCATGCTGTTGCCGACACGTGTGCGGAGTGGGGTAGATTTTCACGCACTGTTTAATGCCGCGATTTGCGACCCGACAGTGAAAATGATACCCACGCCTCTCCAGCGTTACGCTCTCGAATGTGACATTCCTGATGGACCCAATCTCTACATCATGGAGGATTTGACTGGCGCTGGAAAAACCGAGGCGGCGCTGTCCTTGGCCTATCGCATGATGGAAAATGGGCAGGCGGAGGGGTGGTATTTTGCCCTCCCGACACAGGCCACTTCAAATGGCATATTTGCCCGCACCGCTTCAATGTACGAGAACTGTTATGACGAGCGCACGCGGCCGACCATAGTCCTTGCTCATGGAGGAAAGGCGTTTCATGCGCCATTCCAGGCTGTTCTCGCAACCACCATGCATGATACCTTGGACAGTGCTGCCATAGGCATTTTGGAAGACGAGGAGTTCCCAGGTGGCGCGAGCTGCTCCGCGTGGCTAGCTGAGGATTCGCGCCGGGCGTTCCTGGCCAGTGTCGGCGTGGGTACCATCGATCAAGCCCTGTTGTCTGTATTGCCGGTTCGCTATCAGGCGCTACGGCTCTACGGGCTTTCGCGAAAGGTTCTGATCGTCGACGAGGTGCATGCTTACGACTCTTACATGCGAAACCTCCTCGGCGCTCTACTTTCTTTTCACTCCGCCTTGGGTGGCAGCACCATACTGCTTTCCGCAACTCTGCCCTCAGAAATGCGAAGCTACCTGATCCACGCATTCCTCCACCATTTGGGCGACACCCCTCCACACGATCTTCGCTCGGAATATCCGCTCGTAACGCATGTGAGTTGGCAACATGCCCGGCCCGCGGAAACTCCCATCTCCTGCCGCACTGGTGGTAAGCGCGAAGTACAATTCCACTTCTCGGATAGCAAATCCGCCGTTCACGAGAGAATAGGGAACGCAGTGGACCGGGGACAGTGTGTCTGCTGGATTCGCAACACCGTGAATGATGCCATCGATGCGTATCGCGAGCTCATCGTTACGTACGGTCGCGAACGTATCGATCTGTTTCATGCGCGTTTCACACAACATGACCGCTCGAACATTGAGCGCCGGGTCATGACTATGTTCGGCAAGGAAAGCGGACCTGAATCCCGCGCGGGACGTATTCTCGTTGCGACACAGGTGGTGGAGCAGTCGCTCGATCTGGATTTCGATGTGCTGATCAGCGACCTCGCACCTGTAGATTTAATAATTCAACGCGCGGGTCGCCTGCATAGACACAGCCGCGGTGAGCGAGGTAAACCCGAAATGCTCGTATTCGGACCTGTCCCTGTGGACGATGCCGGTGAGGATTGGTATCCATCGTTGTTTCCACGCGCTGCCTGGGTATACCAGGATCATGGTAGGCTGTGGCTTACCGCTCGCGTACTGAGAGAGCGAGATGGTGTGCAATGCTTTCCGGAGCATGCGCGTACGCTTATCGAATCGGTACACGGACCACACGCCGCAGACAACATGCCTGCCGCACTTCGTGCCCCGCATTTTCAGGCTGAAGGGAAGGTCAGAGGACAAGGTTCACTGGCAACCGCCCGTGTACTCAATGTCATGGACGGTTATACCGCGCAAAACACCCGTTGGGAAAACGATCAGATTGCGTCTACACGCCTTGGACAGGGTTCTGTGAGAGTTGTTCTCCTGAAGCGCATCGAGAATACAATAGAACCCTGGCATGGATTCTCCGAAGGTGGAATCATGCTGAGCGGGCTTAATTGCCCCGCCAATCTTTTTAAGGCCGTGCCTGAGTTGAGAAGGGATTCCGTACTGAAGGATTTTCTGGAAACTTATAGAGCCGTGTTCAAATGGGCACGCCCGCTGGTGCTCGCAGAAGATAATGCTGTGTGGTGTGGTCAATCCTCTTCAACGCAGAATGCGGAGATCCTCTGGTGCTACGATTCCGCCTTTGGTTTACAAAAACAGAAAGTCCTATAA